The following nucleotide sequence is from Aneurinibacillus soli.
CAGTTACTACGTCTCCGTAAGCGTACCGAAGTGACGAGGCCCCGCCCGATCCCGCTCCTCCACCACACTTTGGAGAAACCCCACACTAAGAAAAAAGAGACTGCCTCAGTCGCCGTGTTGCAGCGCTTGAGACAGCCTCCTGCGTTTCGTTAGTTCAACATCAAGCTTTTGTTTTGTGTCATGCCCGTTCCTCCCGCGCGGCAATCAGAATGCCTGCGGCAATACAAATTCCACCTGCAAGAAACGCCATACTGAGGTGTTCATTCAACAGAAGCCAGCCGAGTAAGGCGCCGACAACCGGCTGAAAGAAGAAAAACAGGGATGCATATCCGGCACTCACAAGTTCCAAGCCTTTGTTCCATAGAAAGAATGCGCCTGCCGTGGAGACGATACCGAGATATAAAATACCCGCAAGTACAAGCGGATCGCTTACGTCCGGGCGACTGCCGGACAGCCATTCTCCTGCCATGAATGGCGTGGTGAACAGCCAGCCGAACAAAATGCTATACGTAGTAATCGCAAGAGAAGAGTGGTGGATAGATGCTTTGCGGACATATACCGACATAAGCGCCCATGTAACGGCCGCGCCGAGCAATGCGGCATTGCCTGTGAAACTTCCTCCTGTCTCCCCCAGGCCTACGATAACAAGCACACCGGCTGTCGACAACAAAAGAGCGATGACTTTACGCGACGTTATTGCTTCACGAAGCACGAAGCGGGCAAACAAAATCATAAAAGCGGGTGAGGCAGATGTAAGCAGCGCTCCCATGTGGGCATTGGACAGCTTCGTGCCGATAAACTGCAACGAAATGGAAACGAAGTACCCGATAAAGCCAATCCAGGCAAATAGTAACCAGTCACGTCCGGTTAACACAGGGCGTGAGCGTTCTTTCATGCGCAGCAGAGCCAGTAGAATAAAAAACGCAATGGCATACCGCAACCACACAAGCGTTAGTGGCGGAACAAAATCGAGTACAACTTTGCTTACTACATACATCCCGCCCCAGATGCTTGCGGCGAGTGATAGGCAAATCGCGCCGATCCATGATGAATTCATATACAGTATCCTCCGTCCGTAGTATGGAATCAATGTGAATCCACAGACGGGGAATGTAAGAGTCGCTCCCCGTCTGTCTAGAAACGGAGAACAGGCTGATCGTTTTCAAAAAGTGAAGAAAACAGCATAGGAACACCTCACTTGTTTTTCTTTCAGTCTAGCAAACAAGGAGGAGATAGGAAATAGAGAAAGTTGCTGTTAGTTTACCCAGGTTGCGACGATGTGTTTGGCTTCGTCCACCTGATCCGGGTGGACGTATAAGGCTGTTTGCTTCACGTATGTCACATGTATCCCGTGTTCTTCTAAACGTTGCTGCATAGCATGCAGGCGAAAATCATTTCGGTCAAGAAAAATAGCAATCGAGTCCGTATTGGGTCTGGCTGAAGGTTTGAATAAGTTTCGTAATGTTTTAAACATACTATTCCTCCTATAGGAACGACCACGAGCAAATTCCTGTAAGTTATATAACACAAAACTATCATTACATACGTAGAAATTGTGTGCAATGCGAGAAAAGGGCTAAATAACAAAAAGGTAAATGTGCAAGTAAAAGGGGTAATTTCCAATTACATGCAATATTTGCACTGTTAAATAATTGTAGACTTGATAGAATTTAAGTAAGAAAACAGTTCGTATAAGAACATAATAAGGAGGAAATAAAAATGGCAATGAAAGCGACAGGTGTAGTACGAAAAGTAGATGAACTTGGACGTGTGGTGATTCCAATCGAGTTGCGCCGTAACCTCGGAATTGCAGAAAAAGATGGATTGGAAATTTTTGTGGATGATGAGAAAATTATTTTGAAGCGCTATGCACCAGCGTGCATCTTTTGCGACTCGGCGGAAGAAATTAACCATTACCGCGGGCGTAATATTTGCGGCAAATGCTTGGATAACCTAAAAGAAATGGACTAGTTGTACAGTAAGAAGGAGCTCTCCTGTATGGTTATAGGAGGGCTCCTTCTTTGTGCTGGTATGCTACTAGGATTGTCGCACCATTTTTGTATGTCTTGCATATTGTAGCATATACTAGAAAATCAGAAAGGTTGGAGTGACAAGCATGCAAGATCGTGTCTACTACGATTCGCATTCCGCTACTAATAAAAACTATCCGGGTAAGGCTTCTTATCCAGGCATGAAAAGTTATCATTCGGCGGAGGCGCAGCATCAGAAGAAAGTGTACGGTACATCGCGTCCGAAAGACTGCGGCTGTGGTAAGCGAAAAAACAAATCATAACAGGTCCGAGGAGCTTCCCCGGACTTTTTTCGTGTTGTCTGTAGCCGTACAAGATGTAAAAGGAAGCAGGATTATCTCCGCTTCCCTTTGGATTCGAGTGCGCGCCGAAGTGCCCGTTCATGCTCTACCTGCTGCTGCAGGCGTATACAGCGATCGCGGTACTCTACAAGCAGTACACGGGATGTAATGCATAAGTCGAATAATTCGTGGCACTGTTGCTGGTAATCAAGCAGCAAATTTACGAGATCATCATGGGGAGAGGTGTATACTTTTGGAAGACTTCGCCGCTTTAAGCTTTCAAACGGGATGATCTTGTTCGGGGTTTCGTCGCCCACCGTTCATCACCTCAGGGTTATCTTTCTCCTAATGTATTCGGTGGGTGTACGTGCTGTATCCGCAGAAGCGGAAGGCGAGTACACATTTTTAGACGCGGGTTTCTAGAATAGCGGCAGCTCCGGCGATGGCGAATACGAGCAGCAGAGGGAAGGCGGCAGGTACGAGTGCATACAGCGCAACGACGCCGGCTGATACCCAGACACCGGTACACCAGAAGCAACGTAGGAGAGAACCGATAAAGCGGCGGATGCCCGTCCCCTTTGGCTCAGCGAAGTGGGTGGTCTGGCCATTTTCATCCGTCTCCTCATGAATCGTAAGAAAAGGACGGCGAATGAAGGCTGTAATCTCATCAAATACAAGCAGGTGAGTTAGACGGAAGGCAGCAAGAATAAGCACAGCGAGATGAAGCCAAGATAATGTGAACATGAAGCTCCCCCTTTCTGTCGCAAACAGAAGTCTTGCTGTATTGTATGCGCGAAGAGAGGTGGAAAGTGCAGGAACATGTCAGCCTTTGTTAGGCGATCAAGATTCGCCCGGAGTATCCGGTGGGTCCTTTTTTTTACGCTCCTGTAGCTTGCGATATTCGTCCATGAGTTGTTGTAGCACATCTTCCGATACTTCTACGAAATGGTCAAGTTCACGCATCGTAATCAGACACTGGCTTCTGCCGTCAATCGTCGTGAAGCGAAACATAATGTTGCCGCCTGGAAGGACGTTGGCCACTTCCCAGATGAATCGTGTGCCGGTCTTGTAGCGTTTCCCCCGTCCGTATATCGGATGGAAGGGGCGGAAATTCTCGACTACCCACATAACGTGCCACTCCTGTCAGCTGGATGTTCCTATCAAAGAAGGAATCGGTTATTGACAGTATATGCAGGGGACGGGGGAGGGGAGACGGTGTTTTATAGTTGGTACGGGTCTATTCTCGGTAGCGATCGCGAATCGCTAGGAATTCATCCAGATGATGGAGAAATACATCGACAAGGGATGGATCAAAATGCCGTCCGCTCTCCTCGCGGAACAAACCAAGAATGCGTTCGATAGGCCACGCTTTTTTGTATACGCGATCACTGCCGAGCGCATCAAATACATCAGCCAGTGCCGTAATGCGGCCATAGATGTGAATATCCTCGCCACAAAGTCCTCTTGGGTAGCCGGTGCCATCCCATTTTTCATGGTGCTCACGGGCAATGATAGCGGCAGCTCGCACGAGTCTGCGGCTGGAATTGTTCAGCAGATTGTATCCGATCTCGGTGTGTGATTTCATCGTGTCATACTCTTCTGCTGTCAGCTTGCTTGGCTTATGAAGAATCGAATCGGGAATGGCCACTTTGCCGATATCGTGCATCGGGGAAGCCATCTGAATCAGTTCGGCCCCCTGTTCGGAGAGTCCATACCGCAGGGCAAGCAGCCGGGAGTATTCGGCGACACGCTTAACATGCTGCCCGGTTTCTTTAGAGCGGGATTCCCCGATCTCTCCCATGCGAAATAAGATTTCACGCTGTGTGTCTTCGATTTCTTTATGCAGCATCGCCGCTTCGAGTGATTTGCCGCTATAGGAAGCCGCTAGTGTGAGGTAGGCTAGGTCAGTAGCCGTAAAAACAGCCTTGCCGTTCAGCTTGTTGATGGCCTGATAGGCGCCGATGACGACGTCTTCACTGTTTTTGATTGGGATCACAAGCATGGCTTTCGTGCGGTAGCCAGTCTGCTGGTCAACCTTCGGATTGAAATGAGGGCTATCGTACGCATCGTCAATGATAAGGGGTTTCCCTTTTTGAATCGCATGCCCGACCAGACCGCTTCTGGCGGGCATACGAATATCACGGACACCATGTGCGACGGTTGTCCACAATTCTTGCTTCTCCTGGTCAAACAGCCAGATGGTGCATCGGTCAGCGATGATCATGTCTTTGCCCATATCGGCCATAAGCGTGAGAAGCCGATGCAGACTTTTTTCATTGGCAATGCGTGCTGCATACCCAAAAATCGTATGCAGCAGTTGCTCAGGGGTAGGCGCGACTAAATCGTTCATCGTTTCTCTCCTCTACATTATCTATCATAACCATACGATCATCGTGCAAAGAAAGCATGTAGATCATCCATGCTGCGCGTCAACTTCGCAGGTGGTAGACTGTCAAGAACGCGTGCGCCATACGGTTTGGTCAACAGGCGCGTATCGAGAAT
It contains:
- a CDS encoding DMT family transporter; protein product: MNSSWIGAICLSLAASIWGGMYVVSKVVLDFVPPLTLVWLRYAIAFFILLALLRMKERSRPVLTGRDWLLFAWIGFIGYFVSISLQFIGTKLSNAHMGALLTSASPAFMILFARFVLREAITSRKVIALLLSTAGVLVIVGLGETGGSFTGNAALLGAAVTWALMSVYVRKASIHHSSLAITTYSILFGWLFTTPFMAGEWLSGSRPDVSDPLVLAGILYLGIVSTAGAFFLWNKGLELVSAGYASLFFFFQPVVGALLGWLLLNEHLSMAFLAGGICIAAGILIAAREERA
- a CDS encoding AbrB/MazE/SpoVT family DNA-binding domain-containing protein: MAMKATGVVRKVDELGRVVIPIELRRNLGIAEKDGLEIFVDDEKIILKRYAPACIFCDSAEEINHYRGRNICGKCLDNLKEMD
- a CDS encoding DUF1360 domain-containing protein, with the translated sequence MFTLSWLHLAVLILAAFRLTHLLVFDEITAFIRRPFLTIHEETDENGQTTHFAEPKGTGIRRFIGSLLRCFWCTGVWVSAGVVALYALVPAAFPLLLVFAIAGAAAILETRV
- a CDS encoding HD domain-containing phosphohydrolase, which translates into the protein MNDLVAPTPEQLLHTIFGYAARIANEKSLHRLLTLMADMGKDMIIADRCTIWLFDQEKQELWTTVAHGVRDIRMPARSGLVGHAIQKGKPLIIDDAYDSPHFNPKVDQQTGYRTKAMLVIPIKNSEDVVIGAYQAINKLNGKAVFTATDLAYLTLAASYSGKSLEAAMLHKEIEDTQREILFRMGEIGESRSKETGQHVKRVAEYSRLLALRYGLSEQGAELIQMASPMHDIGKVAIPDSILHKPSKLTAEEYDTMKSHTEIGYNLLNNSSRRLVRAAAIIAREHHEKWDGTGYPRGLCGEDIHIYGRITALADVFDALGSDRVYKKAWPIERILGLFREESGRHFDPSLVDVFLHHLDEFLAIRDRYRE